A single window of Vibrio sp. SCSIO 43137 DNA harbors:
- a CDS encoding response regulator produces MIKLVLADDHRMMQDGLKSRLESEENLTILACVGSGNDALKATRELNPDVLLLDINMPDMNGIEVLETLQKERTETSVIMLSMHDTKEYVVRSIKSGAKGYVLKDVGSDDLVVAINQVAQGHSYLSPQASDKLLEQINEKPEAKDDTLTKRELDVLQAIVSGAGNKEIADNLCISVRTVETHRLRIKKKLGASSTAALVMIALEKGLVSSR; encoded by the coding sequence AGCTGACGACCACAGAATGATGCAGGATGGCCTGAAATCAAGGCTTGAGAGCGAGGAAAACCTGACCATTCTGGCTTGTGTCGGTAGCGGGAATGATGCATTAAAAGCCACAAGAGAGCTGAATCCGGATGTGTTGTTACTGGATATCAATATGCCGGATATGAACGGTATAGAGGTACTTGAAACACTACAGAAAGAGCGAACGGAAACGTCAGTGATTATGCTCTCTATGCATGACACTAAAGAGTATGTCGTCCGGTCGATAAAATCCGGTGCAAAAGGTTATGTGCTTAAAGATGTTGGTTCTGATGATCTGGTTGTCGCCATCAATCAGGTGGCTCAGGGGCACTCCTATTTAAGCCCGCAGGCATCAGACAAATTGCTGGAGCAGATCAATGAAAAGCCGGAAGCTAAAGATGACACCCTGACAAAAAGAGAGCTGGATGTGTTGCAGGCTATTGTCAGCGGAGCCGGCAATAAAGAGATAGCTGATAACTTGTGTATCAGTGTCAGAACCGTTGAAACTCATCGTCTCAGAATAAAAAAGAAGCTGGGAGCAAGCTCAACGGCTGCACTGGTGATGATAGCGCTGGAAAAAGGCTTGGTTAGCAGCCGATGA